A genomic region of Bradyrhizobium sp. ORS 278 contains the following coding sequences:
- a CDS encoding glutamine--tRNA ligase/YqeY domain fusion protein — MTTTTDTAATAEAGRDFIRDIVQADLDSGRHKTVVTRFPPEPNGYLHIGHAKSIGLNFGIAREFGGRCNLRFDDTNPTKEEQEYIDSIQADVRWLGYDWGDNLFYASDYFERLYDWAEGLIKAGLAYVDDQTQEEIRASRGTLTEPGKNSPFRDRSVEENLDLFRRMKAGEFPNGARVLRAKIDMAAGNINLRDPVLYRILHAHHPRTGDTWKIYPSYDYAHGQSDAIEGVTHSICTLEFEDHRPLYEWLLDKLPVPSHPRQYEFARLNLTYTLLSKRVLTRLVQDGHVSGWDDPRMPTIAGLKRRGVPPAAVREFTKRIGIAKANSVVDVGMLEFCIREELNRTAQRRMAVLRPLKVLIENYPEGQVEELEAINHPDDPSAGTRKIAFGRELYIEQDDFMENPPKKFFRLSPGNEVRLRYAYFIKCREVIKNDAGEIVELRCTYDPETKGGNAPDGRKVKATMHWLPAAQSLTAEIRLYNQLFANPSPNAADFTADLNPDSLEVLADARIEPSIAASNSDAPVQFERQGYFVRDPDSTPDRLVFNRTIGLRDTFAKEVAKG, encoded by the coding sequence ATGACCACGACGACAGACACGGCAGCGACGGCAGAGGCAGGGCGCGACTTCATCCGCGACATCGTCCAGGCCGATCTCGACAGCGGCAGGCACAAGACCGTCGTCACCCGGTTCCCGCCGGAGCCGAACGGCTACCTGCATATCGGCCATGCCAAGTCGATCGGTCTCAACTTCGGCATCGCCCGGGAGTTCGGCGGCCGCTGCAATCTGCGCTTCGACGACACCAATCCGACCAAGGAAGAGCAGGAATATATCGATTCCATCCAGGCCGACGTGCGCTGGCTCGGCTACGACTGGGGCGACAATCTGTTCTACGCCTCGGATTATTTCGAGCGGCTTTACGACTGGGCCGAGGGCCTGATCAAGGCCGGCCTCGCTTATGTCGACGACCAGACCCAGGAGGAGATCCGGGCGTCGCGCGGCACCTTGACCGAGCCAGGCAAGAACAGCCCGTTCCGCGATCGTTCGGTCGAGGAGAATCTCGACCTGTTCCGGCGCATGAAGGCCGGTGAATTCCCGAACGGCGCGCGCGTGCTGCGCGCCAAGATCGACATGGCGGCCGGCAACATCAATCTGCGCGACCCCGTGCTGTACCGGATCCTGCACGCGCACCATCCGCGCACCGGCGACACCTGGAAGATCTATCCGAGCTACGACTATGCACACGGTCAGTCGGACGCGATCGAGGGCGTGACGCATTCGATCTGCACGCTCGAATTCGAGGATCACCGGCCGCTGTACGAATGGCTGCTCGACAAGCTGCCGGTGCCGTCGCATCCGCGCCAGTACGAGTTCGCGCGCCTCAACCTGACCTACACGCTGCTGTCGAAGCGCGTGCTGACGCGGCTGGTGCAGGACGGGCATGTCTCCGGCTGGGACGATCCGCGCATGCCGACCATTGCCGGGCTGAAGCGGCGTGGCGTGCCGCCGGCGGCGGTGCGCGAATTCACCAAGCGCATCGGCATTGCAAAAGCCAACAGCGTCGTCGACGTCGGCATGCTGGAATTCTGCATCCGCGAGGAGCTCAACCGAACGGCGCAGCGCCGCATGGCGGTGCTGCGTCCCTTGAAGGTCTTGATCGAGAACTATCCGGAAGGCCAGGTCGAGGAGCTCGAGGCGATCAATCATCCCGATGATCCCTCCGCCGGCACGCGCAAGATCGCCTTCGGCCGCGAGCTCTATATCGAGCAGGATGACTTCATGGAGAACCCGCCGAAGAAGTTCTTCCGCCTGTCGCCCGGCAATGAGGTGCGCCTGCGCTACGCGTATTTCATCAAGTGCCGCGAGGTCATCAAGAACGATGCCGGCGAGATCGTCGAGCTGCGCTGCACCTATGATCCCGAGACCAAGGGCGGCAACGCGCCGGACGGACGCAAGGTCAAGGCGACGATGCACTGGCTGCCGGCCGCGCAGTCGCTGACTGCCGAGATCCGCCTCTACAACCAGCTGTTCGCCAATCCAAGCCCGAACGCGGCCGATTTCACCGCCGACCTCAATCCGGACTCGCTGGAGGTGCTGGCCGACGCGCGCATCGAGCCTTCGATCGCCGCCAGCAATTCGGATGCGCCTGTTCAGTTCGAGCGCCAGGGCTACTTCGTGCGCGATCCGGACTCGACGCCCGACAGGCTGGTGTTCAACCGCACCATCGGCCTGCGCGACACCTTCGCGAAGGAGGTCGCGAAAGGGTAG